In the Sarcophilus harrisii chromosome 1, mSarHar1.11, whole genome shotgun sequence genome, one interval contains:
- the ALDOA gene encoding fructose-bisphosphate aldolase A translates to MSCQFPALTPEQKKELCEIAHRIVAPGKGILAADESTGSIAKRLQSIGTENTEENRRLYRQLLLTADDRVNSCIGGVILFHETLYQKTDDGRPFPKVIKEKGGIVGIKVDKGVVPLAGTNGETTTQGLDGLSERCAQYKKDGADFAKWRCVLKIGHNTPSPLAIMENANVLARYASICQQNGIVPIVEPEILPDGDHDLKCCQYVTEKVLAAVYKALSDHHVYLEGTLLKPNMVTAGHACTQKYSHEEIAMATVTALRRTVPPAVTGITFLSGGQSEEDASINLNAINTCPLHKPWALTFSYGRALQASALKTWGGKKENVKAAQEEYIKRATANSQAAQGKYTPSGKSGAAASESLFVSNHAY, encoded by the exons ATGTCTTGCCAATTCCCAGCATTGACACCAGAGCAAAAGAAAGAACTGTGTGAAATAGCTCACCGAATTGTTGCTCCAGGCAAGGGAATCTTGGCAGCAGATGAGTCCACTG GTAGCATTGCAAAGCGACTGCAGTCCATTGGAACTGAGAACACAGAAGAAAATCGGCGCCTTTACAGGCAGTTACTTCTGACAGCAGATGATCGTGTGAACTCCTGTATTGGAGGTGTTATCCTTTTCCATGAGACACTCTACCAGAAAACTGATGATGGACGTCCCTTTCCCAAAGTCATAAAGGAAAAGGGTGGCATTGTGGGCATCAAG GTGGACAAAGGTGTAGTGCCCCTGGCAGGGACCAATGGCGAGACTACCACTCAAG GTCTGGATGGGCTGAGTGAGCGCTGTGCCCAGTATAAGAAGGATGGGGCTGACTTTGCCAAGTGGCGTTGTGTTCTGAAGATTGGGCATAATACACCTTCCCCACTTGCCATCATGGAGAATGCCAATGTGTTGGCCCGATATGCCAGCATTTGCCAGCAA AATGGTATTGTCCCCATTGTGGAGCCAGAGATCCTTCCTGATGGAGACCATGATCTGAAGTGTTGTCAGTATGTCACTGAGAAG GTTCTGGCTGCTGTCTACAAGGCTCTGAGTGACCACCATGTctatctggaagggaccttgctGAAGCCTAACATGGTCACTGCTGGCCATGCCTGTACCCAGAAGTATTCACATGAGGAGATCGCAATGGCAACTGTAACTGCCCTTCGCCGGACTGTGCCTCCTGCAGTCACTG GTATCACCTTCCTGTCTGGGGGTCAGAGTGAGGAGGATGCCTCCATCAACCTCAATGCCATCAACACCTGCCCCTTGCATAAGCCATGGGCCCTGACCTTTTCTTATGGCCGAGCCCTGCAGGCATCTGCCCTCAAGACCTggggtggaaagaaggaaaatgtcaaGGCTGCCCAGGAAGAATATATTAAGCGGGCCACG GCTAACAGCCAAGCTGCTCAAGGCAAGTATACTCCAAGTGGAAAGTCAGGAGCTGCAGCCAGCGAATCGCTCTTTGTTTCTAACCATGCCTACTAA
- the LOC116422923 gene encoding uncharaterized LOC112694756 homolog, which produces MDFTEASSSSWNSGRGPLVNVSLPIPAIVFISVVAYLLLLGLVLLARRYLVEQDCCTDCRGPCRKTDTHGPFECCQGCAEACDFPLPNPTRCLDACCPQPMEAGWAPQCPRCFPLCDCACACQLPDCQSLNCLCFEIKLR; this is translated from the exons ATGGAT TTTACAGAGGCTTCCTCTAGCTCATGGAACTCAGGCCGGGGTCCTCTGGTGAATGTCTCCTTGCCCATTCCTGCCATTGTCTTCATCAGCGTGGTCGCCTACTTGCTGCTGCTTGGCCTGGTGCTGCTGGCCAGACGTTACTTGGTG GAGCAGGACTGTTGCACAGACTGCAGAGGGCCCTGCAGGAAGACAGACACCCATGGTCCCTTTGAGTGTTGCCAGGGCTGCGCTGAAGCCTGTGACTTCCCTCTACCCAATCCAACCAGATGCTTGGATGCCTGCTGTCCTCAGCCTATGGAAGCA GGTTGGGCTCCCCAGTGCCCCAGATGCTTCCCACTGTGTGACTGTGCCTGTGCCTGCCAGCTGCCCGACTGTCAAAGCCTCAATTGCCTTTGCTTTGAAATCAAGCTCAGATGA